The stretch of DNA AAAGTGAATTTAAATGGTTCCAAATTACCATAAAATTTGGTGGAAATTCCAATTGTCTAATTCCGATTCGAAAACCTTACTTTGAGTCGACATCATTCAAAAGTCAAGTGACAAGCCGGCATAGTGTGTCCACAATATGGGTAAAATATTACTAAGTTTATACGAGTTTACTTCGAGTCTACCTAAAATATTACTAAGTTTATACCGTCTTTACCTAGGATATGTGTTGAGAATTTGAGATAGATGAGTTTTTGTTGAGTTTTAACGTGGGTTTTATATCTTTCTAACTCGATGTAATATTTATGAATTGTAATTTGTGGTTGTAAACGTAGTCTCATATTAGAATGTTATGATTGTCTCATGTTATTTTTGGAGTGGATGTGAGGGAGTATTTATATTAACACAAATTCTTAAGAGAGACGATCTCTCAATTAATGTTAGTGAGAGATTTCTCTCATAATAGGTATTTatcatttttatttaatttttatcttttctttttaATTAGTTTTTAGTGTATTTATGGTTGTCTAATGAGAGACGGCCTCTTATGAGACTTAAGTTAACAATATGGCAAATTAAGTAGTAATAAAAGTTTGATTGAGATTGGAGACAAGGACACTCATCTCGGTGCTTGTTGAAGGCTGATCATAAGTCATTTTAACTCTTAATTTTACGAGTATTTTTTTTTACATttcctatttttttttataaggtaagaaaactagattgatccttTGGTATAAAACCAACATATTTTATCCTTTCGGATGATAGGGGTGAGTTGAAACCACCTCAAAAGAATTGGACAAGAATATCCAATCGAGGCCATAAAGTCATCAACTTTATTAGCCTCACGGAAGCAATGTTTAACTATTACTTCATCGAAGAAAATAAGATCTAAATTCACATATTTGATAATACTCGAAATTTCCCATGGAATTTGCCACGTATTTCGAATATAGTTAATAACACACAGATTATTGCCTTCAATAACCAGCTTTGAAATTCCTAATAATTTAGCTACTAGTACGCCTTTTTTTTAAGGCAAGAGCTTTTTCAACGAGAATGCTATTAAAACCAATGggttaaagagagaaagagaaatagagagaaaatagaaaaaacatcaaaaaatagaggaaaagaaaCCTAGGGATCTGTTTTGCTGAAAACATGACGGTAGCCGCCAAAAAAAATCgatcttcttcgtcttcttcgattactgcaaaaaaatcaacaaaaaaatggTAATAAGTATGATCTCCTATCTCATTCTAGTATGGAAGAATTTTTGGCTCTAACCAGAACCAACCAGGGACCCTCTACTGCTGATAATCGTAAGAAAAAGCATATTCATGAAGTTATGGGTGTTCCTGCTCTAAATTTGGAGACTTTAGTAGAGGATGAACCTCTCCTTGATGACAGTAACCCATCTGCTGCTGAACCTCTTGAGGTTGTTGTAGAGGGACCTGTACATGGGCTTCTGCAATTTATGCCTGAAGAGGTCAAGGTGGAGATGGAATACTTGCAGAACTCGGTGTATTATTTTATCCTCGGAGCTAATCCTCCATGGGAAATAGTATAAGGCTTCATTAGACGACCTTGGGTGAACCATCAGGTAGACAAACTTTCCTTTCTTCCTAATGGTGTATTCTTAGTTCGTTTTAAGAGCAAAGCAGCTAAAGATGCTGTGTTGAAACAGGGGCATTTCCTGTTTGACAACAAGCCTCTCATAGTTAAACTTTGGACTCCTGACTTAGAGTTAATTAAACATGAGGTTAAGTCTGTCCCTGTGTGGGTTAAACTGAATAAATTTCCTTTGAAATTCTGGGGGAAAGGGATTGCTAAAATCTCAGGTTTGCTAGAGGAGTTTATCAAAAGTGATGTAGCCACAGAGGATAAGACTCGCTTAGGGTATGATCGGGTGATGATTGAGGTTCAAATAGGCAATCCACTACCAGATAAAGTCAAATTCCTTGATGAACATGGAAACTTAATTGTTATTGAGGTAGAATTTGAATGGAAACCATTGGTTTGTGATGTATGCAAAGGTATTGGGCATAGTACTGCTGATTGCAGGAAGGTCAAGAAGAAACCATCAGTGGCTTCAATTAAAGGAAAGCCAGGGGCCAAGATTTGGAGACCTAAGCAAGCTGTTAAAGTTACAGTGAACCAGGAGGAGGCCAGTTCAAGTACTACTACTCCTCCTGTTGAGAATGCTCCTGTTAAGCACCCTGCTGAGATTCAATTGAAAACTCATGTGGTATGGAACATGTCTGGAACGTACAGTTCAGGTCCAGCTCCAGCAAGGCCTATCATAAGATTGAGTAGGTAAGAGTTGGCTGATGGAGGCTATACTGTTCATATATTTGGCAAACATACCTTTCTAGAATCTCTGAAAGGTTCAACTACACCCTAGGTAGGAATTGGGATAAGTGGTAGTGTTCCTCACCATGTGGTGGGGAATGCATAGCCTTTGGTTTTGGAATGTCAGGAGCCTTAATAATCCTGCCAAACAAAGACACATTAAATGGTTTATGCATATGAATAATGTGGGATTGTTTGGGCTCCTTAAGACAAAGATTAAAGCTCTCTAAATAGTTTAAATGATATTCTAGTTTGGATGGAGCATTACTACTAACAATAGATGGCATAAGGGTGGCAGGATCTGGATACTGTGGAATCCTGTTGTCTTCCAGGTGGATTTCTTTGACGATTATGCTCAGTGTATCAACATGAGGGTTACTGATATCAGCTCTAATAAGAGGTTTTATCTCTCTATGGTGTATGCCTTCAATGATATTAATGAGAGACTTTCTCTTTGGGAACAGTTAGCAAAGTTTGATGACAATACCAATGAGCCTTGGGTGGTGGTTGGTGATTTCAATTGTATTCTATCTCATTCTGAAAGGCTTGGTGGTGATAGCACAGATGCTGAGATTTATGATTTTCAGAAGTGTTTGGATAAATGTACTCTAGTGGATAGTCCTGCCATTGGATCCTACTTCACTTGGAACAATAAGCAGGACCTTGCCACTAGAGTTTATAGCAGGTTAGACAGGGTTCTTATTAATACTGAATGGAGTGTGGAGTTGAATGACATGTATGCCAACTTTATACCTGAGGGGATATTTGATCATACTCCCTGTCTAATCCAGAGTGCAAGTCAGCAAGAGAAGTTCAGGAAACCCTTTAAATACTATTCTATGTGGGGGGGAAGTCACCTCATTACACTTCTAATCTAAATAGCTGGTGGCAGTGTAAAATCGAAGGAACAAAAATGTTTAAAATTGTTAAAAAATTGAAGCAGTTGAAGTCTCATTTGAGAAAATTTAATATCATTTTGATGATATTGAGAAATGTACTATAAGGGCACTAAACAATCTTGAGTATATTCAAACTAAAGTTACTCTTGATCCTAGAGATACTCACTGGCTAGAGAAGGAGAAGCAGGCACATGAGGAGGTAAAACAGCTGCCGCAAGCTTGTGCATTGTTTCTTAGTCAGAAAGCTAAGATTGCATGGACTAAAGATATGCATGGAATTGTTCACTCAGGCCCTAAAGGAATCCCCAGAAATCTAGTGCATATTTTAATGCATCTGGATTGAAAATGCATATGGATTGAAAATGAATCCCCAGAAATCTAGTGCATATTTTAATGGTGTAAGCAGTGGCCTGAAAAAGAAAATCGTGTCAATCTCTACCTTTTAAGTATCTTGGAGTACCTATTACAACAGGCAGATTGAAGAGCAAAGATTGTGCAGTACTGATTGATAAAATTGTGAATAGAATTAGAAGTCTTGATGCTAAGAAGTTATCCTTTGCAGGAAGACTCACCTTGGTAAGCTCAGTATTGTCAACTATGCACACGTATTGGGCTTCCATGTTTGTCATGCCTAAAGGAGTAATTCAAAGAGTGGATGCAATTTGTAGGAACTATCTCTGGGAAGGTGGTACTGAGTATAATAAGGTTCCATTGATTGTTTGGCAGAAAGTTTGTACTCCAAAGAAAGAAGGAGGTCTTGGCCTGAAATGGAGTTTATTGTGGAATACTGCTAATGCAGGCAAACTTGTATGGTGGCTAGCAACCAAACCTGATAAACAGTGGGTGTAATTGGTTCACCATGTATATATGAAGGAAAGCTGTTGGCAAGATTACACTCCTTCCCATGAAACAAGTTGGCACTGGAGGAAAATGTGTCATGTCAAAAATACTATTAAAAATGGTTTTTTGGATGACATAGGTACTGGAGAATACACTGTTAAGGGTTGCTATAACTGGTTAAGGGAAAGGAATGAGGAATTGAACTGGTATAATTCAGTCTGGTATCCTACGGCTGCTCCTAAACATTCATTTATTGCTTGGTTAATTGCTAATCAGGCTCTGAGATTGAAGGACAGACTATTTAGTTACAATGTGGTACCTGATAACCTTTGTTGCATATGTGCTCTAGCTACTGAGAGTCACATTCACTTATTTCAGGAATGTCTATACACCAAACAGGTGTTGCAGAAAGTTGATGCTGAGCTGGGGGCTCACCTAGGACCCTCAAATCAGTTGCAGCAGATTAAGAGAAGGAGATGGAGCAGGATGAGGAAAGTTGTGACCACTGCTGCAATCATTGCAGCCTGGTACACAGTGTGGCTGCAAAGGAACGATGCTTGGCTCAATCACAGGCTCCTTAGCCCGTCAGTGGTGGCTAGGCAAATCATTGCTTCACTTCGTAATAGACTTAGAACATGTTTTGTTAAGTCCATCTCTTATAAGGATGGactttggttg from Silene latifolia isolate original U9 population chromosome 10, ASM4854445v1, whole genome shotgun sequence encodes:
- the LOC141608016 gene encoding uncharacterized protein LOC141608016, giving the protein MKESCWQDYTPSHETSWHWRKMCHVKNTIKNGFLDDIGTGEYTVKGCYNWLRERNEELNWYNSVWYPTAAPKHSFIAWLIANQALRLKDRLFSYNVVPDNLCCICALATESHIHLFQECLYTKQVLQKVDAELGAHLGPSNQLQQIKRRRWSRMRKVVTTAAIIAAWYTVWLQRNDAWLNHRLLSPSVVARQIIASLRNRLRTCFVKSISYKDGLWLSKVHLM